In one window of Microbacterium sp. PM5 DNA:
- a CDS encoding exodeoxyribonuclease III gives MRIATWNVNSIRARVVRTVDFAVREGIDVLAMQEIKCKPEQFPYEAFEDAGYTVEAHGLNQWNGVAIASREPIENLQVGFPGMPGFAKGHDGPGAPLEARALGATIGGVEVWSLYVPNGRGLDDPHYRYKLDWLEALRGYTADTLAADPDRALALTGDFNIAPTDADNGDPTVIEGVTTHVSPPERAAFQALLDAGLSDTVRPLVPTGYTYWDYKQLRFPRNEGLRIDFILGSHAFADAVTAASIHRDERKGEIPSDHVPVVVDLDLDGSDDDDRPMIW, from the coding sequence ATGCGCATCGCCACCTGGAACGTCAACTCGATCCGCGCCCGCGTCGTCCGCACCGTCGACTTCGCCGTCCGCGAGGGCATCGATGTGCTCGCGATGCAGGAGATCAAGTGCAAGCCCGAGCAGTTCCCGTACGAAGCGTTCGAAGACGCGGGCTACACCGTCGAGGCGCACGGGCTCAACCAGTGGAACGGGGTCGCGATCGCCAGCCGTGAGCCGATCGAGAACCTGCAGGTCGGGTTCCCGGGCATGCCCGGCTTCGCGAAGGGTCACGACGGCCCCGGCGCTCCACTCGAGGCCCGCGCGCTCGGCGCCACGATCGGCGGCGTCGAGGTGTGGAGCCTCTACGTACCCAACGGGCGCGGCCTCGATGACCCGCACTACCGCTACAAGCTCGATTGGCTGGAGGCTCTCCGCGGCTACACCGCCGACACGCTCGCCGCCGACCCCGACCGGGCGCTGGCGCTCACCGGCGACTTCAACATCGCCCCGACGGATGCCGACAACGGCGACCCCACCGTCATCGAAGGCGTGACCACCCACGTCTCCCCGCCCGAGCGCGCCGCCTTCCAGGCCCTGCTCGACGCGGGCCTGAGCGACACGGTGCGGCCGCTGGTTCCCACCGGCTACACCTACTGGGACTACAAGCAGCTGCGCTTCCCCCGCAACGAGGGCCTGCGCATCGACTTCATCCTCGGCTCGCACGCGTTCGCCGACGCGGTGACCGCGGCATCCATCCACCGTGACGAGCGCAAGGGTGAGATCCCCAGCGACCACGTCCCCGTCGTCGTCGACCTCGACCTCGACGGCTCGGACGACGACGACCGCCCCATGATCTGGTGA
- a CDS encoding dihydrofolate reductase family protein has protein sequence MRGRIVIDLFTTLDGVAQAPGGPDEDTSGGFPFGGWQAPFEDAVIGEDVGSGIRRMDALLLGRRTYDIFAGYWPHHTDGPEGFIGRHFDAIPKYVATRAGVDPEWAGTSVLTGSDAEVAAAVDALRDRHAEVHVIGSVDFSQTLLRTRLYDELKLWVHPVVLGQGKKVFPDGAAPARLRLIAPAVSGPTGTLLLRYAPDGDVVTGDMT, from the coding sequence ATGCGCGGGCGGATCGTCATCGACCTGTTCACGACGCTCGACGGCGTCGCCCAGGCGCCGGGCGGCCCCGACGAAGACACCAGCGGCGGGTTCCCGTTCGGCGGCTGGCAGGCGCCGTTCGAGGACGCCGTCATCGGCGAGGACGTCGGCAGCGGCATCCGCCGGATGGACGCGCTGCTGCTCGGCCGACGCACGTACGACATCTTCGCCGGGTACTGGCCGCATCACACCGACGGGCCGGAGGGGTTCATCGGTCGGCACTTCGATGCCATCCCGAAGTATGTGGCGACCCGGGCCGGTGTCGACCCGGAATGGGCGGGCACCAGCGTGCTGACCGGCTCGGACGCCGAGGTCGCGGCGGCCGTGGATGCGCTGCGCGATCGCCACGCCGAGGTGCACGTGATCGGCAGCGTCGACTTCTCGCAGACGCTGCTTCGCACCCGTCTGTACGACGAGCTGAAGCTGTGGGTGCACCCGGTGGTGCTCGGTCAGGGCAAGAAGGTGTTTCCGGACGGCGCAGCACCGGCACGGCTGCGGCTGATCGCACCCGCCGTGTCGGGACCGACCGGCACGCTTCTGCTGCGCTACGCCCCCGACGGCGACGTCGTCACGGGCGACATGACCTGA
- a CDS encoding VOC family protein, which translates to MTSIFVNIPTNDLERSVAFYRALGCAINPNFTDENAACVVWSDDIFFMVLRREFFATFTEKPVGEPREWAQASLSFSRDSRADVDAIVEAGLAAGGTEPHPAQDYGFMYSRDLDDPDGNSLGFLYMDPVAAEQGPPAEAS; encoded by the coding sequence ATGACGAGCATCTTCGTGAACATTCCGACGAACGACCTCGAGCGCAGCGTCGCCTTCTACCGGGCGCTCGGCTGCGCCATCAACCCCAACTTCACCGACGAGAACGCCGCGTGCGTCGTCTGGTCGGACGACATCTTCTTCATGGTGCTGCGGCGGGAGTTCTTCGCCACGTTCACCGAGAAGCCCGTCGGAGAGCCCAGGGAGTGGGCGCAGGCCTCGCTCTCGTTCTCCCGAGATTCACGCGCCGACGTCGACGCGATCGTGGAGGCGGGCCTGGCTGCCGGTGGCACCGAGCCGCACCCCGCTCAGGACTACGGCTTCATGTACAGCCGTGACCTGGACGACCCCGATGGCAACAGCCTCGGCTTCCTCTACATGGACCCCGTCGCCGCCGAGCAGGGCCCTCCGGCGGAGGCATCGTGA
- a CDS encoding sensor histidine kinase, which yields MSSAALVRTTTPAQRRNDVWLALALLISAVISAWLGTVAGFYGENTPAFGWALVYVAALTLPLALRRRFPEATLIVVALAFFVGVSVRIPEIYVGNVALFIAMYTVGAWVSDRRRATVVRLAVIAGMFIWLLVVTFQSAIDPDGDGPSRAGLFSPFAAYMIIQFLVNAAYFGGAYFFGERAWADARARAVLEERTAELEREREITAAQAVALDRVRIARELHDVVAHHVSAMGVQAGAARTVLDHDAAAAREALVTVESSARDALTELRQLLETLRTPDADTPAASTVRLQSIPDLVAHANDNGMPTTFAVVGDPIDLPELVQVNLYRIAQEALTNARRHGGPDAAADVRLRFDDDHVELEVANRGRAQVAGRTGLGIVGMRERAAASGGTLEAGPRTRGGFVVRARVPARLGTTRIAPPTPVSAGPR from the coding sequence ATGAGCTCCGCCGCCCTCGTCCGCACGACCACGCCCGCGCAGCGTCGCAACGATGTGTGGCTCGCGCTCGCACTGTTGATCAGTGCCGTGATCAGCGCGTGGCTGGGCACGGTGGCAGGCTTCTACGGCGAGAACACCCCCGCCTTCGGCTGGGCGCTCGTGTACGTCGCCGCCCTCACTCTCCCTCTGGCCCTGCGCCGGCGCTTTCCCGAAGCGACGCTCATCGTCGTCGCGCTCGCATTCTTCGTCGGCGTCTCGGTACGCATCCCGGAGATCTACGTCGGCAACGTGGCCCTGTTCATCGCCATGTACACCGTCGGGGCGTGGGTGAGCGACCGCCGGCGCGCAACCGTCGTGCGGCTCGCGGTGATCGCCGGCATGTTCATCTGGCTTCTCGTGGTGACCTTTCAGAGCGCGATCGATCCGGACGGCGATGGGCCCTCCCGCGCGGGCTTGTTCTCGCCGTTCGCCGCGTACATGATCATCCAGTTCCTCGTGAACGCGGCCTACTTCGGCGGCGCGTACTTCTTCGGAGAGCGCGCCTGGGCCGACGCCCGTGCGCGCGCGGTGCTCGAAGAGCGCACCGCCGAACTCGAACGCGAACGCGAGATCACCGCCGCCCAGGCGGTCGCCCTGGATCGCGTCCGTATCGCCCGTGAACTGCACGACGTCGTCGCCCACCATGTCTCCGCCATGGGTGTGCAGGCAGGGGCCGCGCGCACGGTGCTGGACCACGACGCGGCGGCGGCGCGCGAGGCACTGGTCACCGTCGAGTCGTCCGCACGCGACGCGCTCACCGAGCTGCGCCAGCTGCTCGAGACCCTCCGCACCCCCGACGCCGACACCCCCGCCGCCTCGACGGTGCGCCTGCAGTCGATCCCCGACCTCGTCGCACACGCGAACGACAACGGCATGCCCACGACGTTCGCGGTGGTCGGTGACCCGATCGATCTGCCCGAGCTCGTGCAGGTGAACCTGTACCGCATCGCCCAGGAGGCGCTCACCAACGCGCGGCGTCACGGAGGTCCGGATGCCGCGGCCGATGTCCGGCTGCGATTCGACGACGACCACGTCGAGCTGGAGGTCGCCAACCGCGGCCGCGCCCAGGTGGCCGGGCGCACGGGACTCGGCATCGTCGGCATGCGCGAGCGTGCAGCCGCATCGGGCGGCACCCTCGAGGCGGGTCCGCGCACCCGCGGCGGCTTCGTGGTACGGGCGCGGGTACCCGCCAGACTCGGCACGACGAGAATCGCGCCCCCGACACCGGTCAGCGCGGGGCCGCGATGA
- a CDS encoding response regulator transcription factor, with protein MSAPVRVLLVDDHAVMRAGFRMILEAQSDIVVVGEAGTGAEAVAAASSLHPDVICMDVQMPDMDGLEATRRIVADPSIDAVVVVVTTFDRDDYLFQALHAGASGFLLKNAGPEELVTAVRVAAAGDALLAPAVTRRVIERFAASARDTDTGVAAAPSSAQPPASSAPERTAPPVELTEREREVLRLLAEAYSNAEIAAALFIGEATVKTHVSNVLQKLGARDRVAAVVYAHRHGMV; from the coding sequence ATGAGCGCGCCGGTGCGGGTGCTGCTCGTCGACGACCACGCCGTGATGCGGGCGGGGTTCCGCATGATCCTGGAGGCCCAGAGCGACATCGTGGTCGTCGGGGAAGCCGGGACGGGCGCTGAGGCCGTGGCCGCCGCATCCTCGCTGCACCCTGACGTGATCTGCATGGACGTGCAGATGCCGGACATGGACGGACTCGAGGCGACCCGACGGATCGTGGCCGACCCGTCGATCGACGCGGTCGTGGTCGTGGTGACCACTTTCGACCGTGACGACTATCTCTTCCAAGCCCTGCACGCGGGCGCGAGCGGCTTCCTGCTCAAGAACGCCGGTCCGGAAGAACTCGTCACGGCGGTGCGCGTCGCTGCCGCGGGCGATGCCTTGCTGGCGCCGGCCGTGACGCGCCGCGTCATCGAGCGCTTCGCGGCATCCGCCCGCGACACCGACACCGGGGTCGCCGCCGCGCCGTCATCGGCGCAGCCGCCGGCGTCATCGGCGCCGGAGCGGACAGCTCCGCCCGTCGAGCTCACCGAGCGCGAGCGCGAGGTGCTGCGTCTGCTCGCCGAGGCCTACAGCAACGCCGAGATCGCCGCCGCCCTCTTCATCGGCGAGGCGACCGTCAAGACGCACGTGTCGAACGTGCTGCAGAAGCTCGGAGCGCGAGACCGCGTGGCCGCCGTGGTCTACGCACACCGGCACGGCATGGTCTGA
- a CDS encoding ATP-binding cassette domain-containing protein: MLELNGITKSYGVKRVLDDVSFRVPSGRLTGFVGGNGAGKTTTMRIVLGVLGRDSGEVTLDGAPVTASDRRLFGYMPEERGLYPKMRVLEHIVYLARLHGFDKAEATARAEALLVELGLGERLRDNVETLSLGNQQRAQIAAALVHDPQVLILDEPFSGLDPLAVDVVAGVLQARAAQGAAVLFSSHQLDVVERLCDDLVIIADGTIRAAGTRDALRAEHAQHRYELISGGDLGWLRDEPGVDVLSFDGGYALFDVDGDAAAQRVLQRAVSSGDVASFSPQQPSLAQIFKEVIQ, encoded by the coding sequence ATGCTCGAACTGAACGGCATCACCAAGAGCTACGGCGTAAAGCGAGTGCTCGACGACGTGAGCTTCCGGGTTCCGTCGGGACGTCTGACCGGATTCGTGGGCGGCAACGGCGCGGGCAAGACGACGACCATGCGCATCGTGCTCGGCGTGCTCGGCCGCGACAGCGGCGAGGTCACCCTCGACGGCGCGCCCGTCACCGCGTCCGACCGACGCCTGTTCGGCTACATGCCGGAGGAGCGCGGGCTGTACCCGAAGATGCGGGTTCTGGAGCACATCGTCTACCTCGCCCGCCTGCACGGGTTCGACAAGGCCGAGGCCACCGCGCGCGCCGAGGCGCTGCTCGTGGAGCTCGGTCTCGGCGAGCGCCTCCGCGACAACGTCGAGACCCTCTCGCTCGGCAATCAGCAGCGCGCTCAGATCGCCGCCGCTCTCGTGCACGACCCGCAGGTGCTCATCCTCGACGAGCCCTTCTCGGGTCTGGACCCCCTCGCGGTGGACGTCGTCGCGGGCGTGCTGCAGGCACGTGCGGCTCAGGGCGCGGCCGTCCTGTTCTCGTCGCACCAGCTCGACGTCGTCGAACGGCTCTGCGACGACCTGGTCATCATCGCGGACGGCACGATCCGCGCGGCGGGCACGCGTGACGCCCTCCGCGCCGAGCACGCCCAGCACCGCTACGAACTGATCTCCGGGGGCGATCTCGGCTGGCTCCGTGACGAGCCCGGAGTCGATGTGCTCTCCTTCGACGGCGGCTATGCACTCTTCGACGTCGACGGGGATGCCGCGGCGCAGCGCGTGCTGCAGCGCGCGGTCTCCTCCGGCGATGTCGCGAGCTTCTCCCCCCAGCAGCCCTCTCTCGCCCAGATCTTCAAGGAGGTCATCCAGTGA
- a CDS encoding ABC transporter permease, whose amino-acid sequence MNVSAPSFAQSTWLVAEREVGSKLRSKAYLISTGILFVLALVGVLWGGFSAQSDSRTPVAVTADTAASVAENPLVKSTEVADADAARALVQDGTVDAALIPGGAAPFEYTVVAKDTAPSSLLQALSLTPQVELLDPSGVNPGLRYLVALGFGLIFFMAALTFGSTIAQSVVEEKQTRVVELLISAVPVRALLAGKVIGNTILAMGQIIGLAAIAIIGFTVTGQSSLLAGLGAPIAWFAVFFLFGFILLAALFAAAAAMVSRMEDIGSTTTPLTMLVMAPYFLVIFFNDNPLVMTIMSYVPFSAPVGMPVRIFLGDAQWWEPLLSLGVMLVTCAAAIWVGAKIYQNSLLRMGARVKLSEALAG is encoded by the coding sequence GTGAACGTCAGCGCTCCGTCCTTCGCCCAGAGCACGTGGCTCGTCGCCGAACGCGAGGTGGGATCCAAGCTGCGCAGCAAGGCCTATCTCATCTCCACCGGCATCCTCTTCGTGCTCGCGCTCGTCGGTGTGCTGTGGGGAGGCTTCTCGGCACAGTCCGACAGCCGCACCCCCGTCGCCGTCACCGCCGACACCGCGGCTTCGGTCGCCGAGAACCCGCTCGTGAAGTCGACCGAGGTCGCCGACGCCGATGCGGCGCGCGCTCTGGTGCAGGACGGCACGGTCGACGCCGCACTGATCCCGGGCGGCGCCGCGCCGTTCGAGTACACCGTCGTCGCGAAGGACACAGCTCCCTCGTCCCTCCTGCAGGCGCTGAGCCTCACCCCCCAGGTGGAGCTGCTCGACCCGTCGGGCGTGAACCCGGGACTGCGGTACCTGGTCGCGCTCGGATTCGGGCTCATCTTCTTCATGGCGGCGCTGACCTTCGGCTCGACGATCGCGCAGTCGGTCGTGGAGGAGAAGCAGACCCGCGTCGTCGAACTGCTCATCTCGGCCGTACCCGTGCGGGCGCTGCTCGCCGGCAAGGTCATCGGCAACACGATCCTCGCGATGGGCCAGATCATCGGCCTCGCGGCGATCGCGATCATCGGCTTCACGGTGACCGGCCAAAGCAGTCTGCTCGCCGGGCTCGGCGCCCCCATCGCCTGGTTCGCCGTCTTCTTCCTCTTCGGATTCATCCTGCTCGCCGCGCTGTTCGCCGCGGCTGCGGCGATGGTGTCGCGGATGGAGGACATCGGCTCGACGACGACACCGCTGACCATGCTGGTGATGGCGCCGTACTTCCTCGTCATCTTCTTCAACGACAATCCGCTGGTGATGACGATCATGTCCTACGTGCCGTTCTCGGCCCCCGTCGGCATGCCCGTGCGCATCTTCCTCGGGGACGCGCAGTGGTGGGAGCCGCTGCTGTCGCTCGGGGTCATGCTGGTCACCTGCGCGGCGGCCATCTGGGTGGGCGCGAAGATCTATCAGAACTCGCTGCTGCGCATGGGAGCGCGCGTCAAGCTCTCCGAGGCGCTCGCCGGATGA
- a CDS encoding cation:proton antiporter, giving the protein MPLIFLLGFVVIGLWSVVAHRFERTGVAGPAVLALAGAVLVLIDVTGFSDAVGSDAAEHVVELILAVLLFVDACEVSGGVFGGEGRTIARLVLVALPLSILAVVVSGLFLLPHLSVFILIVVACVIMPTDFAPAATLLRSPRIPARVRQILNVESGYNDGLVSPVFAMALAAAIAWPTILAAVNSDTLSPENESQLEERLGEFFEAFFGAVPATAIAIVVGAVIGGVFGVCVRWASRRGWADAPGIRYVMLLVPLIAFGVATLSSVAANGFVAAFVAGIVYRIARTKRTDERTIPHPEILLVEEAGTLAANIVWFVLGAMTTVVVINGVDWRLLVLVVLALTLFRIVPVYLSMLGSPVPWGSRILIGVVGPRGTATIVFGLLAFNKLPDAEAYDVLAIMVFTVVGSILLHGIAVPQFVNRRMPVLAPPAKAPASADH; this is encoded by the coding sequence GTGCCGCTGATCTTCCTGCTGGGCTTCGTCGTGATCGGTCTGTGGTCGGTCGTCGCTCATCGTTTCGAACGCACCGGCGTGGCCGGTCCGGCCGTGCTCGCTCTCGCCGGAGCAGTGCTCGTGCTCATCGACGTCACCGGCTTCTCCGATGCGGTGGGCAGTGACGCCGCCGAGCACGTCGTGGAGCTGATCCTCGCCGTGCTGCTGTTCGTCGATGCGTGCGAGGTGAGCGGGGGCGTCTTCGGCGGCGAAGGGCGAACGATCGCGCGCCTCGTGCTCGTCGCCCTGCCGCTGTCGATCTTGGCGGTCGTGGTGAGCGGACTGTTCCTGCTGCCCCATCTCAGCGTCTTCATCCTCATCGTCGTCGCGTGCGTCATCATGCCGACCGACTTCGCGCCGGCGGCGACGCTGCTGCGCTCGCCGCGCATCCCCGCCCGGGTGCGCCAGATCTTGAATGTCGAAAGCGGCTACAACGACGGGTTGGTCTCGCCGGTGTTCGCCATGGCGCTGGCCGCGGCGATCGCCTGGCCGACGATCCTGGCGGCCGTCAACTCCGACACCCTTTCACCCGAGAACGAATCGCAGCTCGAAGAGCGGCTGGGGGAATTCTTCGAGGCCTTCTTCGGGGCCGTTCCCGCCACCGCGATCGCGATTGTCGTCGGCGCGGTCATCGGCGGTGTCTTCGGCGTATGCGTGCGATGGGCCTCGCGCCGCGGCTGGGCCGACGCCCCCGGCATCCGCTACGTCATGCTTCTCGTTCCCCTCATCGCCTTCGGCGTCGCGACACTCAGCAGCGTCGCGGCGAACGGCTTCGTCGCAGCGTTCGTCGCCGGCATCGTCTACCGCATCGCACGGACCAAGCGCACCGACGAGCGCACGATCCCGCACCCCGAGATCCTTCTCGTCGAAGAAGCCGGCACGCTCGCCGCCAACATCGTGTGGTTCGTCCTGGGAGCGATGACCACCGTCGTCGTCATCAACGGCGTGGACTGGCGCCTGCTCGTGCTCGTCGTCCTGGCGTTGACGTTGTTCCGCATCGTGCCGGTGTACCTGTCGATGCTGGGATCGCCCGTGCCCTGGGGGTCGCGCATCCTCATCGGGGTCGTCGGCCCCCGCGGCACCGCGACGATCGTGTTCGGGCTGCTCGCCTTCAACAAGCTGCCCGACGCGGAGGCCTACGACGTCCTCGCGATCATGGTGTTCACTGTCGTCGGCAGCATCCTGCTGCACGGCATCGCGGTTCCCCAGTTCGTCAATCGACGGATGCCGGTGCTCGCGCCGCCCGCGAAGGCACCGGCATCCGCCGATCACTGA
- the rraA gene encoding ribonuclease E activity regulator RraA, which translates to MTTIATADLYDERRDALDSLALQLHDFGGRAAFDGPVRTIRCHRDNALVKATLATPGEGAVLVIDGGGSLESALVGDLIAASAVANGWAGLIVHGAIRDRVAIAALDLGVKALGSNPRKSAKAGVGELDVPVEIAGVVFRPGAHVWADADGVLVER; encoded by the coding sequence ATGACCACCATCGCGACGGCCGACCTGTACGACGAGCGCAGGGACGCGCTGGACTCGCTCGCCCTGCAGCTGCACGACTTCGGCGGACGGGCGGCGTTCGACGGCCCGGTCCGCACGATCCGCTGCCACCGTGACAACGCGCTCGTCAAGGCGACGCTCGCGACCCCGGGCGAGGGCGCCGTGCTCGTGATCGACGGCGGCGGCTCGCTGGAATCGGCGCTCGTGGGCGACCTGATCGCGGCATCCGCGGTCGCGAACGGTTGGGCCGGCCTCATCGTGCACGGCGCGATCCGCGACCGGGTTGCGATCGCCGCGCTCGATCTCGGTGTCAAGGCCCTCGGCTCGAACCCCCGCAAGAGCGCCAAGGCGGGCGTCGGCGAGCTCGACGTGCCGGTGGAGATCGCCGGCGTCGTGTTCCGTCCCGGGGCCCATGTCTGGGCGGATGCCGACGGCGTGCTCGTGGAGCGCTGA
- a CDS encoding nitroreductase family protein — MSTIAAHPADTDAPILDVLAERWSTRIFDPATPIDEDALASALEAARWAPSANNTQPWRFVVARRGSAAHAQIVDALMGFNQSWAADAAALVVFASAAALDGKPLPWAAYDTGQAAAHFTVQAHASGLHTHQMGGFDRDAIAAAFSFGDDLVAVTVMAVGALGDIDAAPEALRERELAPRARRPIAESLIVND, encoded by the coding sequence ATGAGCACCATCGCCGCACACCCCGCCGACACCGACGCGCCGATTCTCGACGTCCTCGCCGAGCGCTGGAGCACCCGTATCTTCGACCCCGCGACGCCGATCGACGAGGATGCGCTCGCCAGCGCCCTCGAGGCGGCCCGCTGGGCACCGTCCGCCAACAACACGCAGCCGTGGCGCTTCGTGGTCGCCCGCCGCGGCTCGGCCGCGCACGCGCAGATCGTGGACGCCCTGATGGGCTTCAACCAGTCGTGGGCGGCAGACGCCGCCGCTCTCGTCGTGTTCGCATCGGCCGCCGCGCTCGACGGCAAGCCGCTGCCGTGGGCCGCGTACGACACCGGCCAGGCGGCCGCCCACTTCACGGTTCAGGCGCACGCCTCGGGCCTGCACACCCACCAGATGGGCGGCTTCGACCGTGACGCGATCGCCGCGGCGTTCAGCTTCGGCGACGACCTCGTGGCCGTGACCGTGATGGCCGTCGGCGCCCTCGGCGACATCGACGCCGCTCCCGAGGCGCTGCGCGAGCGCGAGCTGGCCCCGCGCGCGCGTCGCCCCATCGCGGAGTCGCTCATCGTCAACGACTGA
- a CDS encoding AAA family ATPase, with protein sequence MNAQPQPGQEEQQSALEQFGINLTDRARQGKLDPVIGRDSEIRRVSQVLTRRTKNNPVLIGEPGVGKTAVVEGLAQRIVAGDVAESLKDKELVSLDISALVAGAMYRGQFEERLKSVLKEITESEGRIITFIDELHVLMGAGGGEGSVAASNMLKPMLARGELRLIGATTLDEYREFIEKDAALERRFQQVYVGEPSVEDTVAILRGLKERYEAHHKVAIADGALVAAASLSNRYIPSRQLPDKAIDLIDEAASRLRMEIDSAPLEIDELRRHVDRLKLEELALKREKDAASKERLATLRETLKVEQARLDELQARWERERASLNAVGDLKTRLDQARVEAERAQREGNLEKASRLYYAEIPALERQVAQAENAEAAEGGERMVGDQVTDADIAAVIAAWTGIPVGRLLQGESEKLVHLEAELGKRLIGQKDAVKAVSDAVRRSRAGISDPNRPTGSFLFLGPTGVGKTELAKALAEFLFDDERAMVRIDMSEYGEKHSVARLVGAPPGYIGYEQGGQLTEAVRRRPYSVVLLDEVEKAHPEVFDILLQVLDDGRLTDGQGRTVDFTNTILILTSNLGSPILIDPTLTLAQKREQVMALVRTAFRPEFLNRLDDIVMFQALSQDDLAQIVELSVDALQRRLRDRRLTLAVTPDARAWLAERGYDPIFGARPLRRLIQSEIQDRLAMALLSGGVRDGDLVRVDVAADGSSLVLTSAGAAPDESGDAAASDDDDVIEAELLDD encoded by the coding sequence ATGAACGCACAGCCCCAGCCCGGGCAGGAGGAGCAGCAGAGCGCGCTCGAACAGTTCGGGATCAATCTCACCGACCGCGCCCGGCAGGGCAAGCTCGATCCGGTGATCGGACGCGACAGTGAGATCCGGCGCGTCAGCCAGGTGCTCACCCGTCGCACGAAGAACAACCCCGTCCTCATCGGCGAGCCCGGCGTCGGCAAGACGGCCGTGGTCGAGGGCCTCGCCCAGCGCATCGTCGCCGGCGACGTGGCCGAGTCGCTCAAGGACAAGGAGCTCGTCTCGCTCGACATCTCCGCGCTCGTGGCCGGGGCCATGTACCGCGGACAGTTCGAGGAGCGCCTCAAGAGCGTGCTCAAGGAGATCACCGAGTCCGAAGGTCGCATCATCACCTTCATCGACGAGCTGCACGTGCTCATGGGCGCCGGCGGCGGCGAAGGATCGGTCGCGGCCTCCAACATGCTCAAGCCGATGCTCGCGCGTGGGGAACTGCGCCTCATCGGCGCCACGACGCTCGACGAGTACCGCGAGTTCATCGAGAAGGATGCCGCGCTGGAGCGTCGCTTCCAGCAGGTGTACGTCGGTGAGCCCAGCGTCGAGGACACCGTCGCGATCCTGCGCGGCCTCAAGGAGCGCTACGAGGCGCACCACAAGGTCGCCATCGCCGACGGCGCGCTCGTGGCCGCGGCATCCCTCTCGAACCGCTACATCCCCTCGCGCCAGCTGCCCGACAAGGCGATCGACCTGATCGACGAGGCCGCCTCCCGGCTGCGTATGGAGATCGACTCCGCACCTCTCGAGATCGACGAGCTGCGCCGCCACGTCGACCGCCTCAAGCTCGAAGAGCTGGCCCTCAAGCGCGAGAAGGATGCCGCGTCGAAGGAGCGGCTGGCGACGCTTCGCGAGACCCTCAAGGTCGAGCAGGCGCGCCTCGACGAGCTGCAGGCGCGATGGGAGCGTGAGCGCGCTTCGCTGAACGCGGTCGGCGACCTCAAGACGCGCCTCGACCAGGCGCGCGTCGAGGCGGAGCGCGCCCAGCGCGAGGGCAATCTCGAGAAGGCCTCGCGGCTGTACTACGCCGAGATTCCGGCGCTGGAGCGACAGGTCGCGCAGGCCGAGAACGCGGAGGCCGCCGAGGGCGGCGAGCGGATGGTCGGAGACCAGGTGACGGATGCCGACATCGCCGCCGTCATCGCGGCGTGGACCGGCATCCCCGTCGGACGCCTGCTGCAGGGCGAGAGCGAGAAGCTCGTGCACCTCGAGGCCGAACTCGGCAAACGGCTGATCGGCCAGAAGGACGCCGTGAAGGCCGTCTCGGATGCGGTGCGCCGCTCGCGCGCCGGCATCAGCGACCCGAACCGCCCGACGGGCTCGTTCCTCTTCCTCGGGCCCACCGGTGTCGGCAAGACCGAGCTGGCGAAGGCGCTCGCCGAGTTCCTGTTCGACGATGAGCGTGCGATGGTGCGCATCGACATGAGCGAGTACGGCGAGAAGCACTCCGTCGCGCGGCTGGTCGGCGCCCCTCCCGGCTACATCGGCTACGAGCAGGGCGGTCAGCTCACCGAAGCCGTGCGGCGCCGGCCGTACTCGGTGGTGCTCCTCGACGAGGTCGAGAAGGCGCACCCCGAGGTCTTCGACATCCTGCTGCAGGTGCTCGACGACGGCCGCCTCACCGACGGGCAGGGGCGCACGGTCGATTTCACCAACACGATCCTGATCCTGACGTCGAACCTCGGATCTCCGATCCTCATCGACCCGACGCTCACGCTCGCGCAGAAGCGTGAGCAGGTCATGGCGCTCGTGCGCACGGCGTTCCGCCCCGAGTTCCTCAACCGGCTCGATGACATCGTGATGTTCCAGGCGCTCAGCCAGGACGACCTGGCTCAGATCGTTGAGCTGTCGGTCGATGCTCTGCAGCGACGGCTGCGCGATCGTCGGCTTACTCTGGCGGTCACCCCCGACGCGCGGGCGTGGCTCGCCGAGCGCGGGTACGACCCGATCTTCGGGGCCCGTCCGCTGCGTCGCCTCATCCAGTCCGAGATCCAGGACCGGCTCGCGATGGCGCTGCTCTCGGGCGGTGTGCGCGACGGCGACCTCGTACGCGTCGACGTCGCCGCCGACGGCTCGAGCCTCGTGCTCACCAGCGCGGGAGCGGCGCCCGACGAGAGCGGGGATGCCGCGGCATCCGACGACGACGACGTGATCGAGGCCGAGCTGCTCGACGACTGA